One stretch of Chiroxiphia lanceolata isolate bChiLan1 chromosome 1, bChiLan1.pri, whole genome shotgun sequence DNA includes these proteins:
- the SERPINB5 gene encoding serpin B5 — protein MTELMVKIRMTMDALQLANTAFAVDMFKKLCEKDKTANIIFSPLCTSTSLALAYKATKGDTADQMKQVLHLKDVKDVSFGFQTITSDVSKLSSFFALKMVKRLFVDKSLNPTTDFVNSTKRPFPSELELVEFKEKTEETRQKINKSLSELTDGKMENILNEDSVSGETQILLVNAAYFVTNWMKKFPEAEIKECAFKVNKTETKPVQMMNLEATFCLGYVKDLNVSILELPCLNKHISMLILLPKEIEDETTGLEQLEKALTPETLLQWTNPSMMANTKVNVFLPKFSIEGDYDLKPLLESLGMTNIFNESASDFSEMCETKGVVLSKIIHKVSLEVNEQGSDSREVPGYRILQHKDEFKADHPFIFLFRHNKTRNVILTGRFCSP, from the exons ATGACTGAGCTAATGGTGAAGATAAG GATGACAATGGATGCTCTGCAGCTAGCGAACACTGCCTTTGCGGTTGATATGTTCAAAAAACTATGTGAGAAGGACAAAACAgccaatattattttttccccactgtgtaCCTCAACTTCTCTGGCTCTGGCATATAAAGCTACGAAAGGTGATACTGCAGACCAAATGAAACAG GTACTCCATTTAAAAGATGTCAAAGACGTTTCTTTCGGGTTTCAGACAATAACTTCAGATGTTTCCAAACTCAGCTCCTTCTTTGCACTGAAAATGGTCAAACGGCTGTTTGTAGACAAGTCTCTTAATCCTACCACA GACTTTGTCAACTCCACAAAGAGGCCTTTTCCATCTGAACTGGAATTAGTGGAGTTCAAAGAAAAAACTGAGGAAACCCGACAAAAAATCAACAAGTCTCTTTCAGAGCTAACTGATG GCAAAATGGAGAATATTTTGAATGAGGATAGTGTAAGTGGTGAGACTCAGATCCTTCTAGTTAATGCAGCTTATTTTGTCACAAACTGGATGAAGAAGTTCCCAGAGGCAGAGATCAAAGAATGTGCTTTTAAAGTCAACAAG ACTGAAACTAAACCAGTGCAGATGATGAATCTGGAAGCTACTTTTTGCCTGGGATATGTAAAAGATTTAAATGTTTCCATCCTTGAGCTTCCATGCCTTAACAAACATATAAGCATGCTCATTCTGCTACCCAAAGAAATTGAAGATGAGACCACTGGCCTGGAGCAG CTGGAAAAGGCACTGACTCCTGAGACATTATTACAGTGGACCAATCCCAGCATGATGGCCAACACCAAAGTGAATGTATTTCTTCCAAAGTTTAGCATAGAAGGTGACTATGACCTGAAGCCACTTCTGGAAAGCCTGGGAATGACAAATATCTTCAATGAAAGTGCATCAGATTTCTCTGAGATGTGTGAGACAAAAGGTGTGGTTTTGTCAAAGATCATCCATAAAGTCTCCTTGGAAGTAAATGAACAAGGTAGCGACTCCCGAGAGGTACCAGGATATCGGATTCTGCAACACAAAGATGAATTTAAAGCTGACCATccatttatctttttgtttaGACATAACAAAACTCGCAATGTGATTCTCACAGGCCGATTCTGTTCTCCCTAA
- the LOC116784778 gene encoding serpin B12-like, with protein MMNSISRPVTEFCLDLYNKLSRNAEDTNIVFSPVSISVALALIYLGARNNTAAQIEEVLHIRKSAGGMSLGYDQENAAPEMEPKETRERQPSFSQCNKDGDLNHKVFQTLLLQLQNLGERYVLTLANNLFIQQGFEIQQQFLMCTKELYGAMLQTVDFHGAVEAARRKINAWVESETQGKIKELFAPGVIDGHALLVLVNVIYFKASWEHKFEEQKTVQRDFKLNQNRKKPVQMMYQKGTFKLGYIEEVGAQILELPYAQKLLSMIILLPGDVADGSISGLEQIESKMTYENLMLWTSVENMFETTVEVYLPRFKLEDTFNLNEVLQEMGMTDIFTESKVDLSAMSFAKSLVLSNVVHKTYVEVNEEGTVAAAGTGASIVRRSMPLTEVFMANHPFLFFIRHNPTNTIIFFGKLRSP; from the exons ATGATGAACTCCATTTCTAGACCAGTTACTGAGTTTTGCCTTGATCTCTACAATAAGctcagcagaaatgcagaggaCACAAATATCGTCTTCTCTCCAGTGAGCATCTCTGTTGCCCTGGCCCTGATCTATCTGGGTGCAAGAAACAACACTGCTGCTCAGATAGAAGAG GTGCTCCACATAAGGAAATCTGCAGGAGGAATGAGCCTTGGATATGATCAAGAGAATGCAGCCCCAGAAATGGAGCCAAAAGAAACCCGGGAGAGACAGCCTTCTTTCTCACAG TGTAACAAGGATGGAGACCTTAACCATAAAGTGTTCCAGACATTGCTTTTGCAACTACAAAACCTTGGCGAAAGATATGTTTTAACCCTGGCCAACAATCTCTTTATACAACAAGGATTTGAAATCCAGCAG CAATTTCTAATGTGTACCAAGGAACTGTATGGAGCAATGCTGCAAACAGTGGACTTTCATGGTGCTGTTGAAGctgccagaagaaaaattaatgcttGGGTTGAGAGTGAGACACAag GTAAAATCAAGGAACTCTTTGCTCCTGGTGTGATTGATGGACATGCATTGCTGGTGCTGGTGAATGTCATCTATTTCAAAGCATCATGGGAACACAAGTTTGAGGAACAAAAAACAGTacagagagattttaaactgaatCAG aacagaaaaaaacctgtacaGATGATGTATCAGAAAGGCACATTTAAACTAGGCTACATTGAGGAGGTGGGTGCTCAGATCCTTGAACTCCCTTATGCTCAGAAGTTACTGAGCATGATCATCCTGCTGCCAGGTGACGTGGCTGATGGATCTATCAGTGGGCTGGAGCAG ATTGAAAGCAAAATGACCTATGAAAATTTAATGCTGTGGACCTCTGTAGAGAACATGTTTGAGACAACAGTGGAGGTCTACCTCCCCCGATTCAAGCTTGAAGACACATTTAACCTCAATGAGGTGTTACAAGAGATGGGGATGACTGATATCTTCACTGAATCAAAAGTTGACCTCTCTGCAATGTCGTTTGCAAAATCTCTGGTGCTGTCAAATGTTGTCCATAAGACGTATGTGGAAGTCAATGAGGAAGGTACCGTAGCAGCAGCTGGTACAGGAGCTAGCATTGTGAGGAGATCTATGCCTCTCACAGAGGTGTTTATGGCTAATCACCCTTTCTTATTCTTTATTCGACACAATCCTACCAAtactattattttctttggcaaACTCCGTTCACCTTAA